One Streptomyces sp. P9-A2 DNA window includes the following coding sequences:
- a CDS encoding segregation and condensation protein A → MTSNDTPAAGRGPRPGRRRALGRGPGGAPSAPQPVDADAEAEAEPTAAPPAPAGRDDVPGPDTGPAPGTVPAGPGTDGRPAGPGTVPAVDSGAMAYDLERAQGNPGAGAAGTAEETAETEAPAGSEVAETAETAEEDDGRFKVRLSNFEGPFDLLLQLISKHKLDVTEVALSKVTDEFMAYIRALGPDWDLDETTEFLVVAATLLDLKAARLLPAAEVEDEADLALLEARDLLFARLLQYRAYKRIAEIFSLRLDEEARRHPRTVGLEPHHAELLPEVVISIGAQGFARLAVKAMQPRSKPQVYVDHIHAPLVSVQEQAGIVVARLRELGEASFRALTEDTDDTLTVVARFLALLELYREKAVALDQETALGELTVRWTGGDGGEAPTVTDEFDRPPEVPGEPPDGGQGVSRT, encoded by the coding sequence ATGACCTCGAACGACACCCCCGCCGCGGGCCGCGGCCCGCGGCCCGGACGCCGTCGCGCGCTGGGGCGGGGACCGGGAGGCGCGCCGTCGGCCCCGCAGCCCGTGGACGCGGACGCCGAGGCGGAGGCGGAGCCCACGGCCGCGCCTCCCGCACCGGCCGGCCGGGACGACGTACCGGGCCCGGACACCGGTCCGGCGCCCGGGACGGTACCCGCGGGCCCCGGGACGGACGGCAGGCCGGCTGGGCCCGGGACGGTACCCGCGGTGGACTCCGGTGCCATGGCGTACGACCTGGAGCGTGCTCAGGGGAACCCGGGGGCCGGCGCGGCCGGGACGGCCGAGGAGACAGCGGAGACCGAGGCGCCCGCGGGATCCGAAGTGGCCGAGACGGCAGAGACGGCCGAGGAGGACGACGGCCGGTTCAAGGTCCGGTTGTCGAACTTCGAAGGACCGTTCGACCTGCTGCTTCAGCTGATCTCCAAGCACAAGCTGGACGTCACCGAGGTCGCGCTGTCCAAGGTGACCGACGAGTTCATGGCGTACATCCGGGCGCTGGGACCCGACTGGGACCTGGACGAGACCACCGAGTTCCTGGTCGTCGCGGCCACGCTGCTCGATCTCAAGGCGGCCCGCCTGCTGCCCGCCGCCGAGGTCGAGGACGAGGCCGACCTCGCCCTGCTGGAGGCCCGGGACCTGCTGTTCGCCCGCCTGCTCCAGTACCGCGCGTACAAGCGGATCGCGGAGATCTTCAGCCTGCGGCTGGACGAGGAGGCCCGGCGCCACCCCCGTACGGTGGGGCTCGAACCGCACCACGCCGAGTTGCTCCCCGAGGTCGTCATCAGCATCGGCGCGCAGGGGTTCGCCCGGCTCGCCGTCAAGGCGATGCAGCCCAGGTCCAAGCCGCAGGTGTACGTCGACCACATCCACGCGCCGCTGGTCAGCGTGCAGGAGCAGGCCGGGATCGTGGTCGCGCGGCTGCGGGAGCTCGGCGAGGCGAGTTTCCGGGCCCTGACCGAGGACACGGACGACACCCTGACCGTCGTCGCCCGGTTCCTCGCACTCCTGGAGCTGTACCGGGAGAAGGCCGTCGCCCTCGACCAGGAGACCGCGCTCGGCGAGCTGACCGTGCGCTGGACCGGCGGTGACGGGGGCGAGGCCCCCACGGTCACCGACGAGTTCGACCGACCGCCCGAAGTACCGGGAGAGCCGCCCGATGGAGGACAAGGGGTGAGCAGGACGTGA
- the scpB gene encoding SMC-Scp complex subunit ScpB: MSEDTAGLPMEPRTVADLDLRPALEAVLMVVDEPATEEQLAKILERPGRQVADALRALADEYTVQGRGFELRHVAGGWRFYSRPEYAAAVEGFVLDGRQARLTQAALETLAVVAYRQPVGRGRVSAVRGVNCDGVMRTLLQRGLVEEAGTEPETGAILYTTTNYFLERMGLRGLDELPELAPFLPEAEAIEAETQEAVPSFDPDAPDPDDGPSDRYA, translated from the coding sequence GTGAGCGAGGACACAGCCGGTCTTCCCATGGAGCCGCGCACCGTCGCGGACCTCGATCTCAGGCCCGCGCTGGAGGCGGTTCTCATGGTCGTGGACGAGCCCGCGACCGAGGAGCAACTGGCGAAGATCCTGGAGCGGCCCGGGCGGCAGGTCGCGGACGCGCTCCGTGCGCTGGCCGACGAGTACACCGTCCAGGGACGCGGCTTCGAGCTGCGGCACGTCGCCGGCGGCTGGCGTTTCTACAGCCGGCCCGAGTACGCCGCGGCCGTCGAGGGCTTCGTTCTGGACGGCCGACAGGCCCGGCTCACCCAGGCCGCCCTGGAGACCCTCGCCGTGGTCGCCTACCGCCAGCCGGTCGGCCGCGGCAGGGTCTCCGCCGTGCGCGGAGTGAACTGCGACGGGGTCATGCGCACCCTGCTGCAGCGCGGTCTGGTCGAGGAGGCGGGCACGGAACCCGAAACAGGTGCGATCCTGTACACGACGACGAACTACTTCCTGGAGCGGATGGGCCTGCGTGGTCTGGACGAGCTCCCGGAGCTCGCGCCCTTCCTCCCGGAGGCGGAGGCGATCGAGGCCGAGACCCAGGAAGCCGTACCGTCGTTCGATCCGGACGCCCCGGACCCGGACGACGGTCCATCCGACCGATACGCCTAA